The DNA segment TCTTCCGCTTCTTCGGGAAGATCCTCCACCCTGTCGATCGCGGACTTGATGTCGTCCACGACTTTCTGAGTGTCCTTCGAATCCGGATCCAAAGTGATTACGATTCCGGAACGATTTTCAATCGAAGCGGAACGAAATTCCTTGATTCCATCCACTTCCTTAATCGCTTCCTCCAAGGGTTTCGTGACGAGCTTTTCAATTTCGGAAGGAGAGGCCCCTGGAAATACGGTAACTACGCTCACGATATCAAAGTTGATGTTCGGAAACGCTTCGCGATTCATTCTTACAGCGGTAAAACCGCCGATCAGAATGATCAGAAAGGTGAGAAGATTTACAAAGATACTTTTAGAGAGAAAGTATTTAACCAGTGATTTCATATTTTTTTATTTTAGAATTTTCTAATCTAGAATTTTTCCGCCGGAATCGAGAGTGTCATTAAATCCGAATTGTTTTGTATCCTTTAGTCGATCGACATAGAGAATGCCCGCCAAATGATCGCATTCGTGCTGATAGACGACGGCTTTATATCCTTCTATGACTTCGTCAAATTTATTCCCTTTTTCGTCCATCCATTCCATTCTGATTTGATTCGGTCTTTCCACATAACCGCGCATTCCCGGAACGGAAAGACAACCTTCCCAAAAACCCGAACTATCCTGAGTCAAAGGAGTGATGATTGGATTCAAAATCACACGATCCGGGACGTCCGGCGTTCCCGGATAACGTTCGTTGTCTTCGGAGCCTACGACTACGATTTGTTTTAAAATTCCGATCTGAGGCGCCGCAAGACCGACCCCGTCCGCATGACGCATCGTATCAAACATGTCTCTAATGAGTTTTTTAAATTCTTTGGTTTGAATCTCGTCCTCGGAGACGGGTTCTGAAATTTGGCGTAGAATGGGGTCTCCCATTCTCAAAATTTTTCTTACTGACATATTAAAAACCAGGTTCCATCTTAAAGTTTGACTTTTTTTGCACAGAAGAAATCGGAACCTCTGCGAGAATTTTCGTGACAAGATTCTGAAAGAGAGCTTGGATCGAATGGGCGTCCTCCGCTTCGATTCGAAACACCCGGTATCTGCTCAGTTGTTTTCCTAAAATCCGAAACGTATCAGAGATGTTTCCCGAATTTTTTGTAAATAGAATCGAAGGCAAAATGGGAAAATCGCTCTTCCAAACCAGAAGATTCTCTTTCATGGATTCCAACAAAGAATGCAGTTCTTTAGAAAGTAAAAACCAAGGATGCCACGGAAATCGTTCCAAGATCCATTCCACGTTTTGTGGAAAAATAGGAGAGGCGGTCTCCGTTTTTAGAAAAGGAGGATTGATTAAACAAGCGGACTCGATTTGATCCGGATATCGTTTCAATAGATCAAAGATCATTCCGGAAAATAGCCCTTCTCCGAGCAATCGCACCTTTCTTTCGGAGTTTTCGATTTCAACGCACAAAAGTCTGATCCATTCTTCATAGTTTGGAAAATCGATTTGAAACGGATCGATTCGCAATTCTAAAACGTTTACCCGAAACTCGGAGACAAACGAGTTTCCGTTGAGAATTCTCCCCGAAAAATCAAAATCCGGGACCAGGATGAGCGGGGTCTGATTGGACGTTCCGGATCGAGAAAATTGAATTCGATTGCGCATAGTTTCTTTGGAATCTGTCATACCGAGCTTTGACGTTCCGGAACAAATATCCATAAAAAAAGTAAAACCATGTCCATGACTTTTGAGGAAAGAAAAGCCGTCTCTTAGAAGAAGTTGTAAAAGAGTTTGACAGAGGCGGGGAAAATTTAAAAACTCAAGTGCGGCGGAAAGTAAGCTTGGAGACGAGGGGAATCGAACCCCCGACCTTTTGAATGCCATTCAAATGCTCTCCCAACTGAGCTACATCCCCGCTGGAATCAGGATTTTTCCAAATTCCGTAAAGTCAATACAAATACAAAAGGAGTGGAAGGATGAGTGAATCGATCGAGGACTTACAAAAAAAGTTAAAGATCCAGAACGATATTATCAAAGGTTATGAAAAGGTTTTAAGACTCAACGAACAGGAGTTGGAAAACGCGGACGAAATCATTCGTATGTATGAAGGCATCATTCAATATTCCGGAAAAGAGTTAAAGGACATAAAGGAAGCGTATGACGCAACCAATCTCGTCACAAATCTTTCCAGAGAGGAACTGATCGACGCTCTGACTCGTATTAGAGATTTGGAAAATGCAAATAAGAAACTTAGAGAAGAATCCTTAAAGTTTCAGGCCGGCTGAACCTCTGCTTTGATCTCGAGTAAAAAACAAGATTCTCTCCTTAGACAAAGTTCTGATGGAAAACTTTACCTGGAAGACAATCCAGGATTGACGATTGTTTTTGAATCTCTTCTCACGGAAATCATCCAACTCACATCCGCCTCTTTTGGAATCTTTAATTATCGACTGGAAAACGGAACTATCAAATCCATTCTCGGAAATCCGCCCGAGAATGCTCTGGAAGAATCCAAACTCGTCTCCGAGTTTTGTTTTAAAACCGGACAAGATTTTAATTTTAAAAAAGGGGAGAGTCCAAATAAACTCGTCCCTCCTCTTGGACAAAATTCTGTGTGTTGTGTGTTGCACGTGGGAGAATTGGGATCCTCTTCTTCCGAAAATCAGAAAAAAATATTCGGAACCATTTTTCTCGGACGAATGGAAGATTCCGGCGGAGAATTTAGGGAATCCGATTTCGAACATCTAAAAGCCACAGCCCGAATCATCTCCGATCTTTTGGAAGAATCCTTTATCTCCGGAGAATCCTCTCTTGTCGTTCTTTCCTTAATGACCACTTCTCGAGTGGCGCTTGAGTCCGTTCAGATCCGAAAACAAACCGATCGTTTCGATTTTTTACTTACCGAAATCATACGTGTTTCCGGACTGATCAATAAATCCCTCGATCTCTCTCAACTTTTGGAAGCGATCATGCTTTCTTCGAAATCCGTTTTTAGAACCGAAGCGTGCAGCGTTTTACTTTTGGACGATACCAAGGAATATCTGTATTTTCATACGGTTCTTGGAGAAAAAAAAGACGAGGTGACCAAGGTTCGAGTTCCGGTAGGCAAGGGCGTTGCGGGAATGGTCGTTCAGGACAAAACGCCGATGATCATCAACGATGCGAGGAACGATCCTCGTGTGTATCGGGAAGTGGATAAGGTCTCTCATTTTGTGACGAGAAATATCATGGCGGCCCCACTTTTGGTAGAAGGCCAGGTCATCGGTGTGATCGAAGCGATCAATACGATTGATAGAAGTTTTTTTACCGAGGAAGACCTTGAATTGTTCCTGAGTTTTTCCGGAACCTCCGCGCTTGCGATTCAGAAAACGGGACTTCTTCAAAACCTGGAGACCGCAAACAAGGATCTCCGAAAGAAAGTTTCCGAATTGGAAAGTCTTTTCGAATTGTCCCAGGTGGTATCTTCCGCAAAAAATCAAGCGGATCTGATGAAACAGTCGATTCCTGTGATTCACGGCGAAATGGATGCGAGTAAAACGGGAATCTTTCTCATCAACCGAAAAATGGGAATTCTCACTTCGATTTCTTATACCTCTGAAAAAAAAGTGGAAATTTTCAGAACCACGAATTATCAGGACAGTTTGATTCATAGTTCCATAGAAGACGAAAAAACGACGGTCAAAGAAGATATTCAAAATTTTGAATTTACTCACGAGTTGGATTTGGAATATCTGAAAGGTTCTTATATCATTCTTCCTTTGACTCACCAAGGACGAAGCGCTTTCGGAGCGATCACGGTTTCGGATCGTGTGGACAAACTTTCTTACAATTTCTCCCATCTTCGTCTTTTACAGACCTTTGCCTCCTTGATCGCAAGGGGACACGAAACTCTAAAACTACAAAACGAAATGATTTCTCGAAAGGCGATGCAGAGGTCCTTGGAACGCGAAATCGAAATCACAAGGGAGATTCAGAAAAATATTCTTCCCGAATCCAAAAGTTTCGATTCCAATTTTGATCTCGGGGTTAAATCGGTTCCCGCAAAAGAAGTTTCCGGCGACTTTTACGATTACTATCAGTATCAGGACGGGCAGTATTCCTTTCTTGTATCCGATGTTTCCGGAAAAAGTCTGCCCGCGGCCATCTTTATGGCGATGAGTTCCTCCATCATTCGAACCTTGGCCCGAAATCACGACTTGAGTCCGGAAGAAATTTTAAAACAAGGAAACGCTCTTATCTACGAAGATTCCCACAATGGAATGTTCGTGACCACGTTTTTTATTCATTACAATCCCGCTATCTTTACATTGGATTATGCCTCTGCGGGTCACAACGATCAGGTACTCATCCACAAAGACGGAACCTGGGAACTCCTCAAAGGATCCGGTCCTCCACTGGGTGTAATTCCCTCTGCGAGTTATAAGGGCGGAAGCTTGACGGTGGAGCCGGGTGATATGGTTATTCTTTATACGGACGGAGCCATCGAGGAAAAGAATTCCAAGGATGCGGAATTCAGTCTCGAACGTATGATCCAAGAAGTGATCGCGAGAAAACATCTTCCTGCGACACGGATCATCGACGAACTTTTTGATTTAGTTCGGGAATTTTCGGAAACGCCGGAACTTTTCGACGACTTCACCGTGATGATTCTAAAGTTCAATGACGATTTTCAATTCAATCGAATTTTTGAAGCAAACACATCTTCCATTCCTTTGTTTCGAGAATTTGTGTATGAAACGATCAAGGTTCGGGACTTGGAAGAATCTCTAAGAGACGATATTCTTCTCGCTTGCGACGAAGCGGGTACGAATATCGTAATGCACGGTTATGAAAATACAATTCTGAAAAATCCAAAATTTGAATGTAAAATACGCTTTACAGGCGACTGGATTACCATTGTACTTATTGATTCCGGGAAAGTCTTCCGGAGAAAGGAAGTTCTAGAACCGTCTATCGAGGACAATCTGAGTGGAAAGAGAAAAGGCGGCTTCGGAGTTTATCTGATCGAAAAACTCATGGATTCGGTCGAATATTCCAGCGAAGGCGGGAAGAACGTTTTAGTTCTTAAGAAGAATTTTCAACACAAGGCCTCCCATGGAAATCACATCTGAAATAAAAAATCATTCCAAAATCGTTCATTTGATCGGAAATCTAGACGTTCATAATACACATAAAATCGAATCCGTGTTTATGGATCAGATCAAGACCGGAAATTCACCCGTTTTAATTTTAGATCTTTCTTCCGTAGAATTTATATCTTCCGCTGGGTTGAGAATTATCGTAGCCGCGCTCAGGGAATGCAAAGAAAAAGACGTCGAACTCAGACTCGCGGGAATCAAACCAGCGGTCAAAAAGGTTTTTGATATCATCGATATGAATTCGATGTTTAGCATTTTCGAAACTCTTGATTCCGCTATAAAATAGCGTTTCTTGGCGGGACTTCGCCGAATTTAACTTTCCTGAGAATCCTTTTTTTAAAAACTGGATATATTTTATTCCATTTAAAGGTTCCCGTATGTCCGAAGCAAAATACTCGCTGGAAAATCCATTCCAATCCTCGAATGAACCTGAGGTTCCCAAAGCTCGCGGTCTTTATGAAGATGCGAACGAATTAGGAAAAGAACTCCTGAATAAACCCTTTGAGGGCGGTGGTGTCGACAGGATTTTAGTACAACACTCCAAAGAAAGAATGACCGTTTGGGAAAGGATTAAAGTCCTTACCGAACATGAGCCGAACATCCTCTATCAAAACTGGGGAAAAAATCTGGACGGCGCCTCTTTGGTTACCGGGATTTTAAATATCAACGGAAGGGACGTCGCCGTTTACGGCCACGACTTTACTCTTCGCGCCGGTTCGATGGACGCAACCAACGGAAATAAACTCGCAAGACTGATCTATATGGCCGGCGAACACGGGATTCCTTTGATCGGAATGAACGATTCTGCGGGAGCCTATGTTCCTGCGGGAGTGGGCGGGCTTGACGGTTACAGCGAGGCGTTTACCGCGCTCAGAAAAATCAGCGGAGTGGTTCCGAGCTTGATGCTCATGTTCGGATTCAACGCGGGTGGGGGAGCGTATCTTCCGCGTCAGGGATCGTTTATGATCCAATGTGAGAACACATTCTTCGGTTTAACGGGACCGGGAGTTGTAAAATCCGTTCTTGGAGAGGATATCTCCGCCGATGATTTGGGCGGACCCAAGGTTCACGGACAGAGCGGGGTTGTGGATATCGTTACCGGAGACGAGTTGGGTTCTCTTAGAACTGCGCTTCGATTGCTTTCTTATCTTCCCAATAACAATCATTCCCTTGCACCGTTTCATCCGACATCGGATCCTACGGATCGTTTTATCTACGAAGAAGAAATTCTTTTTAAAAAGACGTTTAACTCTCCGACCGGGATGAACACTCCTTTTGACATCACTTTGTATCTCCAAAACATCTGCGATCACGGTCAGTATTTCGAAATTCAACCGCAACGATCCAGAAATCTCGTGACCGCGTTCGGAAGAATCGGAGGCCACGTGGTAGCTTTTGTTGCGAACAACTCCGCGGTTTCCTCCGGACAGATCGATATCGGAGCCGCCAGAAAAGGAACCCGTTTTATCCGTTTTTGCAATCTTTACAACATTCCTCTCGTATTCTTGGAGGATACGACCGGATTCTTACCCGGAAAAGAGCAGGAGCAAAACGGAATCGTTTTGGAAGGAAGAAAACTTTTGGATTCCATCATCGATATCCGGACACCGCGTCTAACGTTGATCATCCGAAACGCATTCGGAGGAGCTTATGCGTCCTTTAACTCCTATCATACGGGAGCGGATATGGTCTTTGCGCTTCCGACCGCTCGAATCGCAGTGATGGGACCCGCGGGAAAGGACTATGTATACAAAGACGAGGTTTCCGCGATCCAAAAAGAATATCAGGAAAATGTAAAGAAGGGAATGCCCGAAAAAGAAGCAATCGTGATTCGAGACAAAAAACTTCAGCTTCTTTCCACTCAATACGAAAAAGAACTGATGAATCCGAAAGAGGCTCTTTCTCTCGGATCGGTTTCGAGAATCGTGCTTCCCGGAACGACACGCAGCATCCTGTATCAAAATCTGGATTATTTAATCAGACATTACAAACCGGCACCTCTATCCGGACCTCAAAGGGAGTTTGAGTAATCGACATGATCGACGTTCACAACAATCGCATTCAATTTCATCAGTCCAGTTCGCCTTGGATTCGTTCCTTTTCTCTCGAATCGATCAAATGTCTGATCGTATGTAGGGGGCCGGTTCGTAAAGAAGCGATGGATATTTTCGATTCCATCGGGATCCGGGAATACGGAATTCTTCTTTCCGAAAAGGATTCGGTCGTATATCCGAACTCACTTGCTCCGGAACTCAGAGGGTTTCGTTTTCCGAACAATATCCATCGGGTTCCCGACTATATGGGATCCGGAAAGGAAGAGAAAGTGGAACGCATCCGGCAAATTATCTCTATCGCAAAAGATAACAAATACACTCATATCTTTGCGGGTTACGGATTTATGGCCGAGGATGCGGAGTTTATCGAGGCAATCGAAAAAAGCGGAGTCGTTTTTATGGGGCCCGCTTCGTATGTGGCCAATCAGGCAGGATCCAAGGATGCCGCAAAAAAAATCGCTCGAAAGTTGGAAGTTTCCGTCACTCCTGGGGTGGATAATATTTCCTCTCTTGCGTTGCTTTCAAAGGCGTCGGATGCAAAGTCTCTCGAAAAATTGGCAAAAGAAAAGGGAATCGAGTTTACGTTTAATTCTTCCGTATCTCCCGAAGTAAATGCAGAGAATTTATTAGAATTAGGATATTCTAAAATTATCGAATTGGTGAGCATCGCCGATCTTCAAGTGGAAGCGGAAAAAGAATGTAAAAAGATTTGGGAAAAATTTTCCACCAATCGAATTCGTTTTAAATACATCGGTGGCGGCGGCGGAAAAGGACAAAGGGTCGTTTCCAAAATCGAAGAGGTAAAATCTGCGGTTCAGGAAATTCTTTCCGAGTCCAAAGTGACCGCGCCGGGGACAAACAAAAACTTTCTCATCGAATTGAATATCGAAAACACCAGACACAACGAGATCCAGTTGATCGGAAACGGAGAATGGTGTCTTGCGCTCGGCGGTAGAGATTGTTCGGTTCAGATGCACGAACAGAAACTCCTCGAGATTTCCCTTACACAAGAATTATTGGAAAAAGAAATTGCTGCTTGCTCCGCGACCAACCCGAAAAAAGCAGAAGTTCTCAAAGGCGATTTGAAGGTTCTCCGAGATATGGAAGAACAGTCGGAACGTTTCGGAGCCGCGGTAAAACTCAACAGCGTTTCGACCTTCGAATCGATCGTAGAAGGAACCAACTTCTTTTTTATGGAAGTAAACACTCGGATCCAAGTAGAACATAGAGTTACGGAAATTGTATATTCTATGAAATTTAAAAATCCGGAAAATTCTAACGATTTTTTTATCGTGGATAGTTTGATCGAAGCGATGGCGCTTCTTTCCCTGCATGGAAAAAGATTACAAAAACCCGAAAGAATACTGAGATATCCTTCCGGTTCGGAGGTTCGAATCAACGCGACGAATAAAGCGATTCAACCTCACGCCGGCGGCGTGATCATGAACTGGTCCAAACCTCTTCCGGATGAGATCAGAGACGATCAAGGAATCAGCATCGCCAATCCGGATATGGGTCTATTCGTACATTATAAAGTGGCTGGAGCTTATGATTCCAATATCGCTCTTTTGATCACCCACGGAGAAAATCGATTCGATAACCTAAAACGCCTGGGAAATATTCTCAGAAAAACGGAACTGAGAGGAAACGATCTTCAGACGAATCTTTTAGTTCATTACGGATTGATCCATTGGATTCTCGGTAAAGATGCTATGTTCAAACCTTCCACTGCGTTTATGATTTCCTATCTCGCAGCCGTAGGGGTTCTCGAAAAAATCGTAAAAGACGTGGATCTTGAAATCGCTTGGAAAAAAATTATTTCCGAAATCGCTTCGCCGGATGCAAAAAAAATTCTGCACCGTAAGCTCACTCTGATCACAAGACCGATCGGAGAGGTGATCAAGGATGCGCATCTTCTTGCGGGATTTTTAGGATTTCATCTGAATCACTCTTGGAAAATTTCGTCTTCTAAGATAGAATGGCTCCGCAATCCGATTCACGTGATCGCGGATCTTTATCATTATCTCAATATGGAAGCCGATCCTTCTCAACCCCCTTCGGAGCAGATTTGGGATCACGATAACGAAATCCTACGGAACGCCCTTGCTTTTTATCAAGAACTATCTAAAAAAACAGGAATTGCAGCCGACTCGATCGAACTTGTGACGAATCTAAACGCTGGAAAGACGGTAAAAGGAATCGATTCCGGAATTCTGCAGCAAGTCATTCAGTCTCATAACGGATTTCAGCTCGGTATGGAACTACTAAAAATTCTTCCTGCCGCAGGGCTCAATTCCGGATTTTATAAATTGGAAGTGGATGAAAAACTGGAAGCGGTGATTCCGGATGAATTTAAGAAAGCGGACACAAGAGACGCTTTTATCAAATTTTTGGCCCCACCTCCAAAGGCGAGTTCTGACGAGATTGTGGCGCCTATGGGCGGAATGTTTTATTCGAAAGAAGCCCCAGACCTTCCTCCGATGATTCAAGTAGGAGATCATTTCAAGGCGGGACAACCTCTTTTTATCGTTGAGGTAATGAAAATGTTTAACAAAATTTCGGCTCCTTTTAGCGGAACTGTAAAAGAAATTTTGTTAAACGACAGCGACGGAAAGATCATTTCGAAAGGACAGACGATATACAAGATTGTTCCGGATGAAGTGATCCACATCGAAACCGAAGCCGAAATTTTGGAAAGAAAGAAAAAAACCACTTTAAGTCTGATCTAAAATCTTCGAATCGTATGCGGATTTAAACCGCATACGATTGTTTCAAAAATGTTGAACTTCTTTTACGATTTTTGAAAGAGGAAGAATCATGTCGACGGACCCTTTTAAGATCGCCTCTTTGGGCATTCCAAACACCACACAAGTAGCTTCATCTTGCGCGATCGTCGTTGCACCGCTTTGTTTCATTTTCAGAAGTCCGTTTGCTCCGTCGTTTCCCATTCCCGTCATAATGATTCCTTTTGCATTTTTACCCGCAACCTTGGCGACAGAATCAAAAAGAATATCCACGGAAGGTCTGTGACGATTGACTAAGGGGCCATCCATTACACGAATGTGAAACTGAGCGCCACTTAGATAGATTTCCATATGTTTGTTCCCGGGAGCAATGTATGCCGAACCGATTTGAATTCTATCTCCGTCTTTTGCTTCCTTGACTTGGATTTCACAGATGGTATTCAAACGATTTGCAAATGTTTCGGTAAATTTTTCAGGCATATGTTGAACGATCACGATTCCGGGGCAATGTACATTCAATTGTGTGAGAATGTATTCCAATGCCTGCGTTCCGCCCGTCGAAGTTCCGATCGATATGAGTTTGTCCGTGGTGTTGATCTTTGAAAAGTCCGGTTTTGTATTGGTCGTTTTGTTTTCGATTACTTTTAAATCGACATTCAAGGATGAATGTGATTTCATTCTCGCTTTTGCAGCCGCTTTGACAGCATCCGTAAATAAAATTTCGGATTCTTCCAGAAAACTTTTTACGCCTAACTTCGGTTTTTCGATGATATCGATCGCTCCGAGTTTCATTGCAAGCATCGCGGTCTCCGATTCTTTTTCGGCGAGAGAGGAACAAATGATCACAGGAGTGGGGCGTTCAGACATGATCTTTTTTAGAAATGAAATCCCGTCCATACGAGGCATTTCCACATCCAATATAAACACATCGGGCCAATCCGATAAAAGTTTTTCGGAAGCAAAGATAGGGTCGGAGGCAAATCCTATAATTTCAATTTCGAAATCCTTATTTAAAATTTGAGTGAGAACCTGACGCACTACCGCAGAATCATCTATGATAAAAACACGAATCATGAAGGTTTGGGCCTTTCTATATAAATTTCACCGTTCCATAAAGTGAAAAAAACCCTTCTATGAGAAAATCCACCCAAATCTTCGGATGTGATCGAAAGACGATGATCCTTTATGATTTCCTGAATAGAATGAATGTTTTTTGTTCCTATATCCCGAACCGATTTGATCTCTAAAAGTTTTTCCTCTTCTGTGGAAAACATGGACGCACCGCCGAAAAGTTTGATTTGATATTGAGTATATCTTCCGCCGGTTTCTTGAATTTTATCAAAAAATAATTGAATTGCATCGTCCGCATATTTGGGATT comes from the Leptospira sp. WS92.C1 genome and includes:
- the def gene encoding peptide deformylase; amino-acid sequence: MSVRKILRMGDPILRQISEPVSEDEIQTKEFKKLIRDMFDTMRHADGVGLAAPQIGILKQIVVVGSEDNERYPGTPDVPDRVILNPIITPLTQDSSGFWEGCLSVPGMRGYVERPNQIRMEWMDEKGNKFDEVIEGYKAVVYQHECDHLAGILYVDRLKDTKQFGFNDTLDSGGKILD
- a CDS encoding acyl-CoA carboxylase subunit beta, translated to MSEAKYSLENPFQSSNEPEVPKARGLYEDANELGKELLNKPFEGGGVDRILVQHSKERMTVWERIKVLTEHEPNILYQNWGKNLDGASLVTGILNINGRDVAVYGHDFTLRAGSMDATNGNKLARLIYMAGEHGIPLIGMNDSAGAYVPAGVGGLDGYSEAFTALRKISGVVPSLMLMFGFNAGGGAYLPRQGSFMIQCENTFFGLTGPGVVKSVLGEDISADDLGGPKVHGQSGVVDIVTGDELGSLRTALRLLSYLPNNNHSLAPFHPTSDPTDRFIYEEEILFKKTFNSPTGMNTPFDITLYLQNICDHGQYFEIQPQRSRNLVTAFGRIGGHVVAFVANNSAVSSGQIDIGAARKGTRFIRFCNLYNIPLVFLEDTTGFLPGKEQEQNGIVLEGRKLLDSIIDIRTPRLTLIIRNAFGGAYASFNSYHTGADMVFALPTARIAVMGPAGKDYVYKDEVSAIQKEYQENVKKGMPEKEAIVIRDKKLQLLSTQYEKELMNPKEALSLGSVSRIVLPGTTRSILYQNLDYLIRHYKPAPLSGPQREFE
- a CDS encoding biotin/lipoyl-containing protein, coding for MIDVHNNRIQFHQSSSPWIRSFSLESIKCLIVCRGPVRKEAMDIFDSIGIREYGILLSEKDSVVYPNSLAPELRGFRFPNNIHRVPDYMGSGKEEKVERIRQIISIAKDNKYTHIFAGYGFMAEDAEFIEAIEKSGVVFMGPASYVANQAGSKDAAKKIARKLEVSVTPGVDNISSLALLSKASDAKSLEKLAKEKGIEFTFNSSVSPEVNAENLLELGYSKIIELVSIADLQVEAEKECKKIWEKFSTNRIRFKYIGGGGGKGQRVVSKIEEVKSAVQEILSESKVTAPGTNKNFLIELNIENTRHNEIQLIGNGEWCLALGGRDCSVQMHEQKLLEISLTQELLEKEIAACSATNPKKAEVLKGDLKVLRDMEEQSERFGAAVKLNSVSTFESIVEGTNFFFMEVNTRIQVEHRVTEIVYSMKFKNPENSNDFFIVDSLIEAMALLSLHGKRLQKPERILRYPSGSEVRINATNKAIQPHAGGVIMNWSKPLPDEIRDDQGISIANPDMGLFVHYKVAGAYDSNIALLITHGENRFDNLKRLGNILRKTELRGNDLQTNLLVHYGLIHWILGKDAMFKPSTAFMISYLAAVGVLEKIVKDVDLEIAWKKIISEIASPDAKKILHRKLTLITRPIGEVIKDAHLLAGFLGFHLNHSWKISSSKIEWLRNPIHVIADLYHYLNMEADPSQPPSEQIWDHDNEILRNALAFYQELSKKTGIAADSIELVTNLNAGKTVKGIDSGILQQVIQSHNGFQLGMELLKILPAAGLNSGFYKLEVDEKLEAVIPDEFKKADTRDAFIKFLAPPPKASSDEIVAPMGGMFYSKEAPDLPPMIQVGDHFKAGQPLFIVEVMKMFNKISAPFSGTVKEILLNDSDGKIISKGQTIYKIVPDEVIHIETEAEILERKKKTTLSLI
- a CDS encoding SpoIIE family protein phosphatase, whose protein sequence is MISSKKQDSLLRQSSDGKLYLEDNPGLTIVFESLLTEIIQLTSASFGIFNYRLENGTIKSILGNPPENALEESKLVSEFCFKTGQDFNFKKGESPNKLVPPLGQNSVCCVLHVGELGSSSSENQKKIFGTIFLGRMEDSGGEFRESDFEHLKATARIISDLLEESFISGESSLVVLSLMTTSRVALESVQIRKQTDRFDFLLTEIIRVSGLINKSLDLSQLLEAIMLSSKSVFRTEACSVLLLDDTKEYLYFHTVLGEKKDEVTKVRVPVGKGVAGMVVQDKTPMIINDARNDPRVYREVDKVSHFVTRNIMAAPLLVEGQVIGVIEAINTIDRSFFTEEDLELFLSFSGTSALAIQKTGLLQNLETANKDLRKKVSELESLFELSQVVSSAKNQADLMKQSIPVIHGEMDASKTGIFLINRKMGILTSISYTSEKKVEIFRTTNYQDSLIHSSIEDEKTTVKEDIQNFEFTHELDLEYLKGSYIILPLTHQGRSAFGAITVSDRVDKLSYNFSHLRLLQTFASLIARGHETLKLQNEMISRKAMQRSLEREIEITREIQKNILPESKSFDSNFDLGVKSVPAKEVSGDFYDYYQYQDGQYSFLVSDVSGKSLPAAIFMAMSSSIIRTLARNHDLSPEEILKQGNALIYEDSHNGMFVTTFFIHYNPAIFTLDYASAGHNDQVLIHKDGTWELLKGSGPPLGVIPSASYKGGSLTVEPGDMVILYTDGAIEEKNSKDAEFSLERMIQEVIARKHLPATRIIDELFDLVREFSETPELFDDFTVMILKFNDDFQFNRIFEANTSSIPLFREFVYETIKVRDLEESLRDDILLACDEAGTNIVMHGYENTILKNPKFECKIRFTGDWITIVLIDSGKVFRRKEVLEPSIEDNLSGKRKGGFGVYLIEKLMDSVEYSSEGGKNVLVLKKNFQHKASHGNHI
- a CDS encoding chemotaxis response regulator protein-glutamate methylesterase, which produces MIRVFIIDDSAVVRQVLTQILNKDFEIEIIGFASDPIFASEKLLSDWPDVFILDVEMPRMDGISFLKKIMSERPTPVIICSSLAEKESETAMLAMKLGAIDIIEKPKLGVKSFLEESEILFTDAVKAAAKARMKSHSSLNVDLKVIENKTTNTKPDFSKINTTDKLISIGTSTGGTQALEYILTQLNVHCPGIVIVQHMPEKFTETFANRLNTICEIQVKEAKDGDRIQIGSAYIAPGNKHMEIYLSGAQFHIRVMDGPLVNRHRPSVDILFDSVAKVAGKNAKGIIMTGMGNDGANGLLKMKQSGATTIAQDEATCVVFGMPKEAILKGSVDMILPLSKIVKEVQHF
- a CDS encoding STAS domain-containing protein; protein product: MEITSEIKNHSKIVHLIGNLDVHNTHKIESVFMDQIKTGNSPVLILDLSSVEFISSAGLRIIVAALRECKEKDVELRLAGIKPAVKKVFDIIDMNSMFSIFETLDSAIK
- a CDS encoding chemotaxis protein CheD produces the protein MIEPDIVRDLFLQPGGFCWGQKNLRIRTLLGSCVSICFWNPTNFFGGMAHVMLPKRPPGEVNHYPNPKYADDAIQLFFDKIQETGGRYTQYQIKLFGGASMFSTEEEKLLEIKSVRDIGTKNIHSIQEIIKDHRLSITSEDLGGFSHRRVFFTLWNGEIYIERPKPS